In Alteracholeplasma palmae J233, a single genomic region encodes these proteins:
- the rpmB gene encoding 50S ribosomal protein L28, whose translation MAKCYVTGKTTTFGNKRSHALNASRRVWKANLQTVRIVDENGQVKKVKISARALKKLNLERA comes from the coding sequence ATGGCTAAATGTTACGTAACCGGAAAAACTACTACATTTGGTAACAAACGTAGTCACGCGTTAAACGCATCTCGTCGTGTATGGAAAGCAAATTTACAAACAGTCCGTATAGTTGATGAAAACGGTCAAGTTAAAAAAGTAAAAATCTCTGCAAGAGCTTTAAAGAAATTAAATCTTGAACGTGCATAA
- the rlmN gene encoding 23S rRNA (adenine(2503)-C(2))-methyltransferase RlmN, whose product MLIYGLTYEKIENFLLENEIKSYRAMQIWEWLYRQKVSSFDEMANLPKDLIELLKANFTFDALETVLANKSEDGTIKYLYGLKDEHLIETVLMNHNYGRSICVTTQVGCNIGCSFCASGVLKKKRDLTAGEIVAQIVKTEKAAKERISSIVVMGIGEPFDNFNNLKDFLSIVNHPKGLAIGARHITVSTSGLVPKIKEFAHLEGQFNLAISLHAPNDEVRSSLMQINKRFPINEVIGAIKYYISVTNRRVTIEYILIQEVNDSVEHAKELAALLKGMNVYVNLIPYNAVKEADYVRSELPRREAFYEVLKNNRIQVTLRKEQGHDINAACGQLRSQHL is encoded by the coding sequence TATATAGACAAAAAGTGTCTAGTTTTGATGAAATGGCTAATTTACCTAAAGATTTAATTGAGCTGCTTAAAGCTAATTTTACTTTTGATGCACTTGAAACAGTATTAGCTAACAAGAGTGAAGATGGAACAATTAAGTATTTATATGGACTAAAAGATGAACATTTAATAGAAACAGTTTTAATGAATCATAATTATGGTAGAAGTATATGTGTGACAACCCAAGTTGGATGTAACATAGGGTGCAGTTTTTGTGCCTCAGGCGTTTTAAAGAAAAAACGTGATTTGACTGCTGGTGAGATTGTTGCTCAAATTGTTAAAACAGAAAAAGCAGCAAAAGAACGTATATCCTCTATAGTTGTTATGGGAATTGGTGAACCTTTTGATAACTTTAATAATTTGAAAGACTTTTTAAGTATTGTAAATCATCCAAAAGGTTTAGCAATTGGGGCAAGACACATTACAGTTTCAACAAGTGGATTAGTTCCAAAAATAAAAGAATTTGCTCATTTAGAAGGACAATTTAACCTAGCAATTAGTTTACATGCTCCAAATGATGAAGTAAGATCTAGTTTAATGCAAATTAATAAGAGATTCCCAATTAATGAAGTGATTGGGGCAATTAAATACTATATCTCTGTAACTAATAGAAGAGTAACAATCGAATATATCTTGATTCAAGAAGTAAATGATTCAGTAGAACATGCAAAAGAACTTGCTGCACTATTAAAAGGAATGAATGTGTATGTCAATCTAATTCCTTATAATGCTGTAAAAGAAGCGGATTATGTACGTTCTGAATTACCAAGAAGAGAAGCCTTCTATGAAGTGCTTAAAAACAATCGAATTCAAGTAACATTAAGAAAAGAACAAGGTCATGATATTAACGCTGCTTGTGGTCAATTAAGAAGTCAACACTTATAA
- the rpe gene encoding ribulose-phosphate 3-epimerase, translated as MKIAPSILTADFTKLKKELETIETADYIHVDIMDGNFVPNISFGPAITKQISQNTKNLLDIHLMVLDPLKWIDGFTFSNTEYITVHYESNNLDETIKKIKQNKVKVGISIKPETDKEVLLPYLKDIDLVLVMSVEPGFGGQKFMASSLDKMQYFSELKKKNNYNYEIEVDGGVNLETGLLCAKNGATILVAGSYLFNMEDRKKGIEGLACLK; from the coding sequence ATGAAAATAGCACCATCAATATTAACAGCTGACTTTACAAAATTAAAAAAGGAATTAGAAACAATTGAAACTGCAGATTATATTCACGTAGATATTATGGATGGCAATTTTGTACCAAATATATCATTTGGCCCAGCAATTACAAAGCAAATAAGCCAAAATACAAAGAATTTACTAGACATTCATTTAATGGTTTTAGATCCTTTAAAATGGATTGATGGATTTACCTTTTCTAATACAGAGTACATCACAGTACACTATGAATCTAATAATTTAGATGAAACAATCAAAAAAATAAAACAAAATAAAGTAAAAGTGGGTATTAGTATTAAACCTGAAACTGATAAAGAAGTCTTACTTCCATACTTAAAAGATATTGATTTAGTATTAGTAATGAGTGTAGAACCTGGTTTTGGAGGACAAAAATTCATGGCTTCATCACTTGATAAAATGCAATACTTTAGTGAACTTAAAAAGAAAAATAATTATAACTACGAAATAGAAGTTGATGGTGGAGTTAATTTAGAAACAGGACTATTATGTGCTAAAAATGGAGCTACCATTTTAGTTGCAGGAAGTTATTTATTCAATATGGAAGATAGAAAAAAAGGAATTGAGGGGTTAGCATGCTTAAAATAG
- the rsgA gene encoding ribosome small subunit-dependent GTPase A: protein MKKAFITKLIAGQYVIKDVETKEIYDAKARGKLRALRLEQDSSFLKQNTKKTKKDIKVTQVSPKVGDYVYYEKIDDKYMIDSILPRENELIRPDVANIDQVLLVFSVIKPEFSFNLLDKFLLILEQNKLSVILVVSKIDLIDEKELNELKDKLKYYEKLYPIYYINSKQKIGFDVLTNIFKDKLTVLAGQTGVGKSTLMNALLPELNLKTQEISEALGRGKHTTRHSELYEFNDGYIADTPGFSKLELAFFYPEDIKEFYPDFMKLSDNCKFGNKCVHINEPSCGVKMALEKNEIPKERYDNYVAFYTEIKNQKDKY from the coding sequence TTGAAAAAAGCCTTCATTACAAAATTAATAGCTGGACAATATGTTATCAAAGACGTTGAAACTAAAGAAATTTATGATGCTAAAGCACGCGGGAAACTACGTGCTTTAAGACTAGAACAAGATAGTAGTTTTTTAAAGCAAAATACTAAGAAAACTAAAAAAGATATCAAGGTAACTCAAGTTAGTCCCAAGGTAGGCGATTATGTATACTATGAAAAAATAGATGATAAATATATGATTGATTCTATTTTACCTAGAGAAAATGAACTGATTAGACCAGACGTAGCTAATATTGATCAAGTTTTATTAGTCTTTTCTGTTATAAAACCAGAATTTAGTTTTAACTTGTTAGATAAATTTTTACTTATTTTAGAACAAAATAAACTATCTGTCATATTAGTAGTTTCTAAAATTGATTTAATTGATGAAAAAGAATTGAATGAGTTAAAAGACAAACTAAAATACTATGAAAAATTGTATCCAATTTATTATATTAACAGTAAACAAAAAATAGGATTTGATGTTCTTACTAATATCTTCAAAGATAAACTAACAGTTCTAGCAGGGCAAACTGGAGTAGGCAAGTCAACCTTGATGAATGCATTATTACCAGAATTAAATTTAAAAACACAAGAAATATCTGAAGCATTAGGTAGAGGGAAACATACAACAAGACACTCTGAACTTTATGAGTTTAACGATGGTTATATAGCTGATACACCAGGCTTTTCTAAATTAGAATTAGCTTTTTTCTACCCTGAAGATATTAAAGAGTTTTATCCTGATTTTATGAAATTATCAGATAATTGTAAATTTGGCAATAAGTGCGTACATATTAATGAGCCTAGTTGTGGTGTTAAGATGGCTTTAGAGAAAAATGAAATACCAAAAGAAAGATACGATAATTACGTTGCTTTCTATACTGAAATAAAAAATCAAAAAGATAAATACTAG
- a CDS encoding DAK2 domain-containing protein produces the protein MSNKKVSGNLFKKMVTNGAIHLKNNHKEVDHLNVFPVPDGDTGTNMQMTMMAGVKEVNTLESESIVDVSKILSRGLLMGARGNSGVILSQFFRGVYSELSKIDNGAVDPKQFIQSLVGGYQMAYRAVMDPVEGTILTVVRESAERVLKEQSNLNSIEEVLKVYLAQAKETLIKTPELLPVLKEAGVVDSGGAGFIKIIEGMLMALEGNILSEEELAAVSNLPKNEFEGAHNLGDIDIKYGYCTEFIVQLFNKDEFEIEQIRTPLGQMGDSMVVVADDDLLKVHVHTNQPGVALTLAQKYGELKTIKVENMRTQHSNIMGGSHDHNHEQDKPKSKYALIAVASGEGIQTALKELGVDHIIDGGQTMNPSTEAFVNAVKQLNAENVIILPNNSNVILSAEQALDLCPECNIRVLRTKSVAQGYASLMAFDPTVELDDNIEAMAEVVSEMRSGEVTYAVRDTEMNGVSIKEGDYIGISKSKIIVADKNRFETTSTLLKDMISENSEIVTVFYGNDVNEEELEKVVDFISSTYPDLDVETVEGKQDIYSYIIAVE, from the coding sequence ATGTCTAATAAAAAAGTTAGTGGTAACTTATTCAAAAAAATGGTTACTAACGGGGCAATTCACTTAAAAAACAACCATAAAGAAGTAGATCATTTAAACGTATTTCCAGTACCAGATGGTGATACAGGAACAAATATGCAAATGACAATGATGGCAGGTGTTAAAGAAGTAAATACACTTGAATCAGAATCTATTGTAGATGTATCAAAAATTTTATCTAGAGGATTATTAATGGGAGCTAGAGGTAACTCTGGTGTTATTCTTTCACAATTCTTTAGAGGTGTGTACTCAGAGTTGAGTAAGATTGATAATGGGGCAGTAGATCCTAAACAATTTATTCAATCACTTGTTGGTGGATATCAAATGGCATATCGTGCTGTTATGGATCCAGTTGAAGGAACAATTTTAACAGTTGTTCGTGAATCAGCAGAAAGAGTTTTAAAGGAACAATCAAACTTAAACTCTATTGAAGAAGTTTTAAAAGTATATTTAGCACAAGCTAAAGAAACTTTAATTAAAACACCTGAATTATTACCAGTCTTAAAAGAAGCTGGAGTAGTTGATAGCGGTGGTGCCGGTTTTATTAAGATTATAGAAGGTATGTTAATGGCTCTTGAAGGAAATATTCTTTCAGAAGAAGAATTAGCTGCAGTGTCTAATCTACCAAAAAACGAATTTGAAGGTGCTCATAACCTTGGTGATATCGATATTAAATATGGATACTGTACAGAATTTATTGTTCAATTATTTAATAAAGATGAATTTGAAATAGAACAAATTAGAACTCCTCTTGGACAAATGGGTGATTCTATGGTTGTAGTTGCTGATGATGACTTATTAAAAGTACATGTTCATACTAATCAACCAGGAGTTGCGTTAACATTAGCTCAAAAATATGGAGAATTAAAAACTATAAAAGTTGAAAACATGAGAACTCAACATAGTAACATTATGGGTGGATCACATGATCACAATCATGAACAAGATAAACCTAAGTCTAAGTATGCCTTAATTGCAGTAGCATCTGGAGAAGGTATTCAAACTGCTTTAAAAGAATTAGGTGTAGACCATATTATTGATGGTGGACAAACAATGAATCCATCAACTGAAGCATTTGTGAATGCTGTAAAACAATTAAATGCTGAAAATGTAATTATTTTACCAAATAACTCAAATGTCATTTTATCTGCTGAACAAGCACTAGATTTATGCCCTGAATGCAATATTAGAGTTTTAAGAACAAAGAGTGTTGCACAAGGATATGCATCATTAATGGCTTTTGATCCAACAGTAGAATTAGATGATAATATTGAAGCAATGGCTGAAGTAGTATCAGAAATGAGATCTGGTGAAGTTACTTACGCTGTTCGTGATACAGAAATGAATGGAGTATCTATTAAAGAAGGAGATTATATTGGTATTTCTAAGAGTAAAATCATAGTTGCTGATAAAAATCGCTTTGAAACTACTTCAACTTTATTAAAAGATATGATTTCTGAAAATAGCGAAATTGTTACTGTATTCTATGGTAATGATGTTAATGAAGAAGAATTAGAAAAAGTAGTTGACTTTATTAGTTCAACATACCCAGATTTAGATGTTGAAACTGTTGAAGGTAAACAAGATATATATTCATATATCATCGCAGTTGAATAA
- a CDS encoding thiamine diphosphokinase: protein MLKIVYVIAPPIDFDLHKIVTKNSFVIAVDSAVEAVISQNIPIDLAVGDFDSLKDKGLLEGLNVIKLNEEKDDTDTAVALNEAYKKEADYVYLVGGINGDRAEHMIANIFLLEKYPKLEIKNDHMRIKKLPAGSYDLSFKGYISLFGFPSAVLSLEGFKYPLNRYKMDFADPVGISNELNDYKGKITILEGSVIVILSKKA, encoded by the coding sequence ATGCTTAAAATAGTTTATGTTATTGCCCCACCGATAGATTTTGATTTACACAAAATAGTCACTAAAAATAGTTTTGTGATAGCAGTTGATAGTGCAGTAGAAGCTGTCATAAGCCAAAATATACCCATTGATTTAGCAGTGGGTGATTTTGATTCGCTTAAAGATAAGGGTTTATTAGAAGGGCTTAATGTCATCAAACTGAATGAAGAAAAAGATGATACTGATACTGCAGTTGCCCTAAATGAAGCATATAAAAAAGAAGCTGATTATGTTTATTTAGTAGGGGGTATCAATGGAGATAGAGCAGAACATATGATTGCTAATATATTTTTATTAGAAAAATACCCTAAACTAGAAATTAAAAATGATCATATGAGAATAAAAAAACTTCCCGCAGGAAGCTATGATTTATCTTTTAAAGGTTATATTTCATTATTTGGATTTCCATCAGCAGTCCTTTCACTAGAAGGCTTTAAATACCCTTTAAATCGCTATAAAATGGATTTTGCTGACCCAGTAGGAATAAGCAATGAACTTAATGATTATAAAGGGAAAATAACTATTCTTGAAGGATCAGTAATTGTTATCTTATCAAAAAAAGCATAA